The DNA region AGTAAAATTTATCTAGTTTGTAATCGAGATAATCGAGCATTGCGATAATAATGAGCCAAAATTTGTTGGTAATTAATACCATTTTGAGCTAAATAATAAGTTCCCCACTGACTTAAACCAATACCATGACCAAATCCCCTTCCTGAAACCTGTACCCCACCATTTCCAAGGGAAACACGGAAAAGGGTACTACGTAAATCCAGAGCCTGTCTCAAATCTGTCCCCTTAACACTACGACTACTAGAATCCCCCACCACTCGCATAGATACAACTCTACCTTGAGGAGTCGTTTTTTCTGGCACCATGGAACGGATATTACCAATACCCCCCACGGCTCGACTAATTTGAGTAGGGTTGACTGTTTTATTCCAAGAAAAAACAGGGGAAGTCTGATCATAATCTACCACCCCTCGCAAGTAAGGTAAAGGAGAAGTCCAAATGTCCTCTACGTTTTCCGTATGTCCCCCCGAGGAAGAATGAAACACCGCTAAAATTACTTGTCCATTGTAGGTCATCACTTGATTTTCAGTGGCTTTGACGGCCTGATGGGTGGTGGTATATTCACTTTTTAAGCCCTTATATACTTGGGTTCTGGTGGTGGTGTCAAGGTCATATAATGAGCTACGAGAGTTATTTCTTTGATGGAGGGCGTAACTACGGGCGGCTACTGCCTGAGCTTTGAGGGCTTCTTGGGGCCAACTGGGAATGGCTTCTGCTCCCACTACACTATAAAGATAATCTTCCATGTCCACATAGTTAATGGCGGTAACTCCATTACCTTCTTTTACCAGTAATACTCTACCTCGATACCAATTATCTCCAATCCATACTACTCCATCTCCACTGGGTTCTAACCAAAGGCGACTGGAATTCCACTGGCCTAAATTAACATTGCTACCGTTGATACGACTGTTGAAGGAGTTTCTGGCAGCGACTTGCCCTAATACTCTACCGTTCGCATCTTTGACTACTGCGGTGGTTGAACTGCCTACGGGTAAACTATTGGCACTTTTTCGCACCATTACCCTTAGTTCTAGGGCGGCTTGGGCGCTGTGGGAAAAGAGTATCATCCAGAAAAAGGCAAATATTCCTAGTTTTGATGTTAATTTAAGGGTCAAATTTTTCCACATAGTATCTTTTTGTTATTGGTAGGTGCTTGAGGTTTTATTGATTTAGTCTAGGCTTTTGGGGCTTGATGTGTTAATTATTTACATCATATGGGTTTAATTTAATGGCTTATCAGAATAAGTTTAGGGGTGAATGTATTATCAAAGGTTATTTTACAGCAATTCAATATATTTGACGGTTTTTGCAGAAAAATAGTTCATGGGTGAAGCTGTTTTTGCCATAAAAAAAGGGCTTGTAGATATGCCCTTGTTAGTCTATATTTTATTGGCTGGGGTAAGGGGCGATCGCACCGTGGCACTTCATGATCGCACTTACCGACAATCCATATTCCCTCACCGCAAAAAACCCGATTCTTAACTCATTTGAGATTGTAAATAATTGGGTAAACCAATATTATCAATTAACCATAGTTGTTGTTCTAACCAGTGGGCATGATCTTGTTCTGTGTCATCCAACATTTGACGCAATAAGTCTCGGGAAACATAATCTTGCTCTTGCTCACACACAGCGATGGAACTTTTGAGGTTATCAATAACTTCATACTCCACCTCAAGATCTT from Cyanobacterium stanieri LEGE 03274 includes:
- a CDS encoding SpoIID/LytB domain-containing protein, which codes for MWKNLTLKLTSKLGIFAFFWMILFSHSAQAALELRVMVRKSANSLPVGSSTTAVVKDANGRVLGQVAARNSFNSRINGSNVNLGQWNSSRLWLEPSGDGVVWIGDNWYRGRVLLVKEGNGVTAINYVDMEDYLYSVVGAEAIPSWPQEALKAQAVAARSYALHQRNNSRSSLYDLDTTTRTQVYKGLKSEYTTTHQAVKATENQVMTYNGQVILAVFHSSSGGHTENVEDIWTSPLPYLRGVVDYDQTSPVFSWNKTVNPTQISRAVGGIGNIRSMVPEKTTPQGRVVSMRVVGDSSSRSVKGTDLRQALDLRSTLFRVSLGNGGVQVSGRGFGHGIGLSQWGTYYLAQNGINYQQILAHYYRNARLSRLQTR